The following proteins are co-located in the Microbulbifer sp. VAAF005 genome:
- a CDS encoding aminotransferase class IV, with protein MYQLPQMYFRGLAVDQLPDDADYSGGILETMRCHNKGLPLWSFHRARLERSGVLDEACLGEIEQSTLKLTAGCRSPEAIARLRVGSVRGQQCWDLVLRPLIETAEGQVGTSLFPCSTSLPVGSNSNQGCKTLLRNRYNAAKAELPVGQFLDGLMLDSAGRVIETLRCNILARFGGKWMTPSLHRCGVHGVMRQWLSSHIHWQEEDMGLSELCEADELALCNSVRGVLPVVEVIGYRNWPVGAETRKLQKLILDKLW; from the coding sequence ATGTACCAGTTACCTCAAATGTACTTTCGGGGGCTGGCCGTTGATCAGTTGCCAGATGATGCTGATTACTCGGGTGGAATCCTCGAAACAATGCGCTGTCACAACAAAGGTCTACCGCTTTGGTCTTTCCACCGCGCTCGCCTGGAGCGTTCGGGAGTGTTGGATGAGGCCTGTCTGGGAGAAATTGAGCAGTCGACGTTAAAATTGACAGCCGGCTGTCGCTCGCCTGAGGCGATTGCGCGCCTGCGTGTTGGCAGTGTGCGCGGGCAGCAATGTTGGGATTTGGTGCTGCGGCCGCTGATTGAAACTGCTGAGGGGCAGGTGGGCACTAGCCTTTTCCCTTGTTCGACGAGCTTGCCGGTCGGTAGTAATTCGAACCAGGGCTGCAAAACTTTACTCCGTAACCGATATAATGCGGCAAAAGCAGAGCTGCCGGTGGGTCAATTTCTCGATGGATTGATGCTGGATTCGGCGGGAAGGGTCATCGAAACCCTGCGCTGTAATATCCTGGCCCGATTTGGTGGGAAGTGGATGACTCCATCCCTGCACCGATGTGGTGTTCATGGTGTGATGCGGCAGTGGCTCTCGAGCCATATCCACTGGCAAGAGGAAGACATGGGGCTTTCCGAGCTCTGTGAGGCCGATGAACTGGCTCTCTGCAACAGTGTTCGAGGTGTATTACCGGTGGTAGAGGTAATCGGTTACAGAAATTGGCCTGTGGGTGCCGAGACCCGCAAGCTACAGAAGCTGATATTGGATAAATTGTGGTGA
- a CDS encoding AGCS family amino acid carrier protein yields MDSFNNLLLLIDGMLGSAPWFPWVLLGVGFFFTIYLGFPQLRYFGHAIKIVRGKYDKPGDPGDTSHFQALATALSGTVGTGNIGGVGLAIFLGGPAALFWMWMTAFLGMTTKFVEVTLSHKYRIKAADGYYAGGPMFYMERRLNMKWLAVLFAIATVICSFGTGSLPQVNNIAQAMHDSFGVEKALTGGILAILLGMVIIGGITRIAKVTSTIVPTMAVIYVIGALGVIIYNYENILPSFGAVFRDAFTGSAAVGGFLGASFAYAFNRGVNRGLFSNEAGQGSAPIAHAAARADEPVSEGMVSLLEPFIDTIIICTLTGLVILSSGVWTEKHENLFEGADTYVVAGSYDEKNTQNVEQLFKYLSGQESDVKAYNGSIVVTDGHPLNSQDFTLIHARSIAEDLDFRVGDDSFSGVLDVKDGKFANEDVDIWGKSLVHSVALTNLAFQRGYFGEYGGLIVTLGILLFAFSTAIAWSYYGDRSMIYLFGPKAVMPYRIVYVIAFFWAAIEDTTVIWNLSAVAIVIMTLPNLFGITVLAKEMKDTVKDYWKDPSHK; encoded by the coding sequence TTGGATTCCTTTAACAATCTGCTGTTGTTAATAGACGGCATGCTCGGCTCAGCACCTTGGTTCCCTTGGGTGTTACTTGGAGTCGGTTTCTTTTTCACCATTTATCTTGGTTTTCCGCAGCTTCGTTATTTTGGGCATGCGATCAAGATTGTACGCGGTAAGTACGACAAGCCCGGAGACCCGGGTGATACCTCCCACTTCCAGGCATTGGCTACGGCACTGTCGGGTACCGTAGGTACCGGTAATATCGGTGGCGTTGGCTTGGCTATTTTCCTCGGTGGTCCCGCTGCGCTGTTTTGGATGTGGATGACCGCATTCCTGGGTATGACCACAAAGTTTGTGGAAGTGACCCTGTCACACAAATACCGTATTAAAGCAGCGGATGGTTACTACGCGGGTGGCCCCATGTTTTACATGGAGCGTCGTTTGAATATGAAATGGCTTGCGGTGCTCTTTGCAATCGCGACCGTTATCTGTTCATTCGGTACCGGCAGCTTGCCCCAGGTCAACAACATTGCCCAGGCAATGCACGATTCTTTCGGTGTTGAGAAGGCTCTGACTGGTGGCATCCTGGCGATTTTGCTGGGCATGGTGATTATTGGCGGTATTACCCGAATCGCTAAAGTGACCTCCACCATTGTTCCCACCATGGCAGTTATCTACGTAATAGGCGCCTTGGGCGTTATCATCTACAACTACGAAAATATTCTGCCGTCCTTTGGGGCTGTTTTCCGCGATGCCTTCACTGGCAGTGCGGCCGTAGGTGGATTCCTGGGTGCGAGCTTTGCCTATGCCTTTAACCGTGGTGTGAACCGCGGCCTCTTCTCGAACGAAGCGGGTCAGGGCTCTGCACCTATTGCTCACGCCGCCGCTCGCGCAGACGAGCCGGTTTCTGAAGGTATGGTTTCCCTGCTGGAACCCTTTATCGACACCATTATCATCTGTACCTTAACCGGACTTGTGATTCTTTCTTCTGGTGTCTGGACTGAGAAACACGAGAACCTGTTTGAAGGTGCAGATACTTACGTTGTAGCGGGTAGCTACGATGAGAAGAATACCCAGAATGTTGAGCAGCTGTTCAAGTATTTGAGCGGTCAGGAGAGTGATGTTAAGGCCTATAACGGCTCCATTGTTGTGACTGATGGTCACCCGCTGAACAGCCAGGACTTTACCCTCATCCACGCCCGTTCTATTGCTGAAGACCTGGATTTCCGTGTGGGGGATGACAGCTTTAGCGGTGTTCTGGATGTGAAAGATGGTAAGTTTGCCAATGAAGATGTGGATATTTGGGGTAAGTCCCTTGTGCACTCTGTGGCTCTGACCAATCTTGCCTTCCAGCGCGGTTACTTTGGTGAATACGGTGGTCTGATTGTTACTCTGGGAATTCTGCTGTTTGCTTTTTCTACAGCAATTGCCTGGTCATACTACGGCGACCGCTCAATGATTTACCTTTTCGGGCCCAAGGCAGTAATGCCTTACCGAATAGTTTACGTTATTGCATTCTTCTGGGCTGCGATTGAGGACACCACAGTTATTTGGAACCTCTCTGCGGTGGCCATTGTGATAATGACCTTGCCCAACCTGTTTGGAATTACTGTGTTGGCCAAGGAGATGAAAGATACTGTGAAGGATTACTGGAAAGACCCAAGCCATAAATAA
- a CDS encoding malate dehydrogenase: MKAPVRVAVTGAAGQISYSLLFRIASGEMLGKDQPVILQLLEITPALEALKGVAMELEDCAFPLLAGIVQSDDATVAFKDADYALLVGARPRGPGMERKDLLEANAAIFSAQGKALNDVASRNVKVLVVGNPANTNALIAQRNAPDLDPRNFTAMTRLDHNRALSQLANKTDSSVNDITHMTIWGNHSSTQYPDLHQVKVSGAAAMDKVEQEWYENDFIPTVQQRGAAIIKARGASSAASAANAAIDHMRDWALGTAEGDWTSMAVFSDGSYGIQEGLIYSFPCTCKDGDWEIVQGVDINDFSREKMSATEQELAEERDAVAHLLP, encoded by the coding sequence GTGAAAGCACCTGTACGTGTTGCTGTTACCGGCGCTGCCGGTCAGATTAGCTATTCGTTGCTGTTCCGCATCGCCTCTGGCGAAATGCTGGGCAAAGATCAGCCGGTTATTCTGCAATTGCTGGAAATCACTCCGGCATTGGAAGCGCTGAAAGGCGTTGCTATGGAGCTTGAAGACTGCGCTTTCCCGCTGCTCGCGGGTATCGTTCAGTCCGATGATGCTACTGTTGCGTTCAAAGATGCAGATTACGCTTTGCTGGTAGGCGCGCGTCCCCGTGGACCGGGTATGGAGCGTAAGGACCTGCTGGAAGCTAACGCTGCTATCTTCTCTGCACAGGGTAAAGCCCTGAACGACGTTGCTTCTCGTAACGTAAAAGTACTGGTTGTTGGCAACCCGGCTAACACCAATGCCCTGATCGCTCAGCGTAATGCGCCAGACCTGGACCCGCGTAACTTCACCGCGATGACCCGTCTGGATCACAACCGCGCTCTGTCTCAGCTGGCAAACAAAACTGATTCCAGCGTTAACGACATCACCCATATGACCATTTGGGGCAACCACTCTTCCACTCAGTACCCAGACCTGCACCAAGTGAAGGTTTCCGGTGCTGCAGCCATGGATAAAGTGGAGCAGGAATGGTACGAAAACGACTTCATCCCGACTGTTCAACAGCGCGGTGCAGCTATCATCAAGGCGCGCGGTGCTTCCTCTGCGGCTTCCGCTGCCAACGCTGCCATCGACCATATGCGCGATTGGGCTCTGGGCACCGCTGAAGGTGACTGGACCAGCATGGCTGTATTCAGCGATGGTTCTTACGGTATTCAGGAAGGCCTGATTTACTCTTTCCCTTGCACTTGCAAAGACGGCGACTGGGAAATTGTTCAAGGCGTTGACATCAACGACTTCTCCCGCGAGAAAATGTCTGCTACCGAGCAGGAGCTGGCGGAAGAGCGTGATGCAGTAGCACACCTGCTGCCGTAA
- the tmk gene encoding dTMP kinase, protein MSHGKFITLEGVEGVGKSTNLLFITEWLKKHNINFIQTREPGGTPLAEQLRELLLAKRDESVDPTAELLMVFAARAQHLSQVILPALKRGDWVICDRFTDATYAYQGGGRRLDRQLIEQLEQTVQGDLRPDKVLLLDLDPEVGLQRAARTGEADRFESEHLEFFQRVRAAYRDRAEAAPARYAVVDAGQSLEQVQMDLAKQLELLL, encoded by the coding sequence GTGTCGCACGGCAAGTTCATCACCCTCGAGGGGGTAGAGGGGGTGGGGAAATCTACCAACTTACTCTTCATCACCGAGTGGCTCAAAAAGCACAATATTAACTTTATCCAAACGCGGGAGCCGGGAGGCACCCCATTGGCAGAACAGCTGCGAGAGCTGTTATTGGCCAAACGGGATGAATCCGTTGATCCCACGGCGGAATTATTGATGGTGTTTGCCGCCCGCGCGCAACACCTGTCTCAGGTTATACTGCCCGCCTTAAAACGTGGGGATTGGGTGATCTGTGATCGCTTCACCGATGCTACCTATGCTTACCAAGGTGGCGGTCGCAGACTGGATCGACAATTGATCGAGCAGTTGGAGCAGACAGTTCAAGGAGATTTGCGCCCAGATAAAGTGCTTTTATTGGATCTCGACCCGGAAGTGGGGCTACAGCGAGCCGCGCGCACTGGGGAAGCGGATCGGTTTGAGAGTGAGCACCTGGAGTTTTTTCAGCGGGTGCGTGCGGCTTATCGCGATCGAGCTGAAGCTGCGCCTGCCCGTTACGCGGTTGTGGATGCCGGCCAATCTCTGGAACAGGTGCAGATGGATCTAGCCAAGCAATTGGAGCTGTTGCTTTAA
- a CDS encoding DNA polymerase III subunit delta', translating into MSVPETFEYKSIPVPLPWHSEQWQRLGLQLQAGRCPHALLLTGPEGLGKRQFAAAFTALALCEQPRAGQACGECKDCRLWVAGSHPDFLQVEPEKPGGPLKVEQIRQLGNFVSHTSGRGGARLVCLSPAEAMNVNAANALLKNLEEPAPSVIFVLITDAPTGLLPTIRSRCQAITFPSPTEEIALQWLYAKGLEEPLAQRVLTLAGGAPLLAVKLAEPESREVREQFFKDLVAVAQGGASSVSTAGRWEAPPSGVELVQLLLFWQHWLAQIVQIRSCDLTGDAQLMALLQRLPGEGEQSLQPVFAFYDHLLQARKGLLGTANPNRRLLLEELFIRWAKLFT; encoded by the coding sequence ATGTCTGTGCCTGAAACTTTTGAGTATAAATCGATACCGGTACCTCTTCCCTGGCACTCCGAGCAATGGCAGCGGTTGGGGTTGCAGTTGCAGGCGGGCCGCTGTCCGCACGCTTTGCTGCTGACTGGCCCAGAGGGGTTGGGGAAGCGACAATTCGCGGCTGCTTTTACGGCATTGGCCCTATGTGAACAACCGAGAGCAGGTCAGGCCTGTGGAGAATGTAAGGATTGTCGGTTGTGGGTGGCTGGCTCGCATCCTGATTTCCTACAAGTTGAACCTGAAAAGCCCGGTGGTCCGCTGAAAGTGGAACAGATCCGTCAGCTGGGCAACTTTGTTTCCCACACCAGTGGGCGGGGCGGGGCGCGTCTGGTTTGTTTGTCGCCGGCGGAGGCGATGAATGTCAACGCAGCCAATGCCCTGTTGAAAAACCTGGAAGAGCCGGCACCCTCCGTTATCTTTGTGCTGATCACCGATGCCCCCACTGGCCTTTTGCCAACCATTCGAAGTCGCTGCCAAGCCATTACTTTTCCGTCTCCAACTGAAGAGATCGCGCTACAGTGGTTATACGCAAAGGGACTGGAGGAACCGCTGGCGCAACGTGTCTTAACCCTGGCCGGTGGAGCGCCGTTATTGGCTGTTAAACTGGCTGAACCTGAATCGAGAGAAGTTCGCGAGCAGTTCTTTAAAGATCTGGTAGCTGTGGCACAGGGCGGGGCAAGTTCTGTCTCTACGGCGGGCCGTTGGGAGGCGCCCCCCAGCGGTGTTGAGCTGGTTCAATTGCTACTTTTCTGGCAGCACTGGCTTGCCCAAATTGTTCAGATTCGCAGTTGTGATCTCACTGGGGATGCCCAGTTAATGGCACTATTACAGAGGCTGCCGGGGGAGGGCGAGCAAAGTTTACAGCCAGTATTTGCCTTCTATGATCATCTACTTCAGGCGCGCAAAGGGTTGCTGGGCACAGCTAACCCCAATCGTCGTTTGCTACTGGAAGAATTATTTATTCGTTGGGCAAAGCTTTTTACTTAG
- the bcp gene encoding thioredoxin-dependent thiol peroxidase gives MAFPKIGNLAPAFTLTNQSGEKVSLKDFRDKSNVVLYFYPKALTPGCTTQACGIRDSAAEFKKANTVVLGVSPDPEAKLQRFIDKHELNFDLLSDEEHKIADKYGCWGLKKFMGKEYMGLLRTTFIIDKSGRLRHIIDKVKTKTHDTDVLNWIGENLD, from the coding sequence ATGGCTTTTCCGAAGATCGGTAATTTGGCTCCGGCTTTTACGCTGACCAACCAAAGTGGCGAGAAAGTGTCACTTAAGGATTTTCGTGACAAAAGTAATGTCGTCCTCTACTTTTACCCGAAAGCACTTACCCCCGGTTGTACCACTCAGGCATGTGGGATTCGCGATAGTGCGGCTGAATTTAAAAAAGCCAATACTGTTGTGTTGGGGGTGAGCCCGGATCCAGAAGCAAAGTTGCAGCGCTTTATCGACAAGCACGAACTGAATTTTGATTTGCTATCTGATGAAGAACACAAGATTGCTGATAAATATGGCTGCTGGGGCTTGAAGAAATTTATGGGCAAGGAGTACATGGGGCTTCTGCGAACAACTTTTATTATCGATAAGAGTGGGCGCCTTCGCCATATTATCGACAAAGTTAAAACCAAGACCCATGACACTGATGTTTTGAATTGGATTGGCGAGAACCTGGATTAA
- a CDS encoding helix-turn-helix domain-containing protein, whose product MLEQRIGKASLAIRPVASDLSMSTRTLQRRLQEHNLSFASLRDHVRFRHAVHFLKDTALSVDGISRILDFSDRTSFTSAFKRWTGMSPTGYRRQVRQRF is encoded by the coding sequence GTGCTGGAGCAGCGTATCGGTAAGGCCTCTCTCGCTATTCGCCCGGTAGCGTCCGACCTAAGTATGTCCACCCGGACTCTGCAACGCCGGTTGCAGGAACACAACCTCAGTTTTGCATCTTTACGTGACCACGTTCGTTTTCGTCACGCGGTGCATTTCCTCAAAGATACTGCGCTGAGCGTTGATGGAATCTCACGAATTCTCGACTTCTCTGATCGAACCAGTTTTACCAGCGCGTTCAAACGCTGGACCGGGATGTCTCCCACTGGCTACCGCCGGCAGGTCCGCCAGAGGTTCTGA
- a CDS encoding D-cysteine desulfhydrase family protein codes for MLKSLPTELPKRLRLANLPTPLQSLDRISDLYSLPYGGPRIWIKRDDLTESGMSGNKLRKLEFVAAEARAQGAQVLITCGGVQSNHCRTTALVGARLGFKVQLILRGERTANPDGNLLLDELAGAEIAVYSPEEYSRNLQGLFDNWAAEYLSRGQKSFCIPTGASDGLGIWGYISASQELFADCADRGFKPDHILCATGSGGTQAGLTLGCHLLEAGTKVTGFAVCDSANYFQVKVREDISQWMAQSGVSLDLESLKILVNADYKGPAYGVAEPEVYQTIKELACLEGILLDPVYTGKAFHGLLQELKKGNYQGSGNLVFIHTGGQFGLFPHRAHFFPVAE; via the coding sequence GTGCTTAAGAGCCTGCCAACAGAGTTGCCTAAGCGGTTGCGCCTGGCGAACCTGCCCACACCTCTGCAGTCGTTAGACCGAATCAGTGATCTTTACTCCCTTCCTTATGGAGGGCCCAGGATTTGGATAAAGAGAGATGACCTTACCGAGTCCGGCATGTCGGGAAATAAACTGCGAAAGCTAGAGTTTGTTGCCGCTGAGGCCCGGGCCCAAGGGGCTCAGGTTTTGATCACTTGTGGCGGAGTGCAATCCAATCATTGCCGTACCACTGCTTTGGTGGGGGCTCGATTGGGGTTTAAGGTTCAGTTGATTTTACGTGGCGAGCGTACTGCAAACCCCGATGGCAACCTTTTACTGGATGAGTTGGCAGGTGCTGAAATTGCGGTTTACTCACCGGAGGAATACTCCCGGAATTTACAGGGCCTCTTTGACAACTGGGCTGCTGAGTATCTGTCCAGAGGACAGAAGTCTTTCTGTATCCCCACTGGCGCCAGCGACGGTTTAGGCATCTGGGGCTATATCTCGGCCTCTCAGGAATTATTCGCAGACTGTGCAGATAGAGGGTTCAAGCCTGATCATATTTTATGCGCTACTGGCAGCGGTGGGACCCAAGCGGGTTTGACCTTGGGGTGCCATTTGCTGGAAGCCGGTACGAAAGTTACGGGTTTCGCCGTTTGCGACAGTGCTAATTATTTCCAAGTGAAAGTGCGTGAGGATATTTCGCAGTGGATGGCACAGTCTGGCGTATCGCTTGATTTGGAGTCCCTCAAGATTTTGGTTAATGCCGACTATAAAGGTCCGGCTTACGGGGTGGCGGAGCCAGAGGTTTACCAAACTATTAAAGAGTTGGCTTGTTTGGAGGGTATTCTTCTCGATCCTGTCTACACCGGCAAAGCATTTCATGGTCTGCTACAGGAGTTAAAAAAAGGAAATTACCAGGGCTCAGGCAACCTGGTTTTTATTCATACCGGAGGGCAATTTGGCCTCTTCCCCCACCGAGCCCACTTCTTCCCTGTGGCCGAATAA
- a CDS encoding TatD family hydrolase produces the protein MLVDSHCHLDRLKLDKFDGDLDAVLDLARSRGVGKFLCVGISLENADAIVEIASRYEDVVCSVGVHPLDVDSGMADVERLIEMANQPNVVALGETGLDYYYSTDTQEIQQQSFIAHLRAAGQAELPVIVHTRDAREDTIALIKEHGNTNTAGVLHCFTESWDMAKAALDLNYYISLSGIVTFKNAEELRDVARRLPLDRLLVETDSPYLAPVPYRGKPNIPAYVREVAEFIADLRGIPYEDLAEITSENFFRLFPRAV, from the coding sequence ATGCTTGTTGATTCTCACTGTCACCTGGACAGACTTAAGCTCGATAAATTTGATGGCGATCTGGATGCTGTATTGGACCTGGCCCGCAGTCGCGGTGTTGGCAAGTTCCTCTGTGTCGGTATCAGTTTGGAAAACGCCGATGCGATTGTTGAAATCGCATCCCGCTACGAGGACGTAGTCTGTTCCGTTGGTGTGCACCCGCTGGATGTCGACTCTGGCATGGCGGATGTTGAGCGACTGATAGAAATGGCTAACCAGCCCAATGTTGTTGCATTGGGGGAGACAGGCCTGGATTACTACTACAGCACTGACACCCAGGAAATCCAGCAGCAGAGCTTTATTGCACACCTGAGAGCGGCCGGGCAGGCAGAGCTTCCGGTTATTGTGCATACGAGAGATGCGCGGGAAGATACTATCGCTCTCATTAAAGAGCACGGTAATACCAATACCGCAGGTGTTCTGCACTGTTTTACCGAGAGCTGGGATATGGCCAAGGCTGCCCTGGATCTCAATTATTATATTTCTTTGTCCGGCATCGTGACCTTTAAAAATGCTGAGGAGCTGCGGGATGTCGCCCGCAGGCTGCCTTTGGATCGGTTGCTCGTTGAGACTGACTCCCCTTATTTGGCTCCAGTGCCCTATCGGGGTAAGCCCAATATTCCGGCCTATGTGCGTGAAGTGGCAGAATTTATCGCTGATTTACGCGGTATTCCCTACGAAGATCTGGCCGAAATCACCTCAGAAAACTTTTTCAGATTATTCCCCCGGGCAGTTTGA
- a CDS encoding dUTP diphosphatase, protein MKQQLQVMLTLQDQINTVVNENWREQNFAWYRAIWVESAELLDHYGWKWWKKQLPEMDQVKLELVDIWHFGLSLELQKGSPQEVAEIMLKEFAGSEHTAGDFRENLESFTLNTLATKQFDVAGFAQLLADAEMSFAELYQRYVGKNVLNRFRQDNGYKDGSYVKNWAGREDNEHLAEIAGLLDSSAADYSDQVYKALQTRYRELALT, encoded by the coding sequence ATGAAGCAGCAGTTGCAAGTCATGCTGACTCTGCAAGACCAGATTAATACAGTAGTAAATGAAAACTGGCGTGAGCAAAACTTTGCCTGGTACCGCGCTATTTGGGTAGAAAGTGCAGAGTTGTTAGACCATTACGGTTGGAAGTGGTGGAAGAAGCAACTTCCAGAAATGGATCAGGTGAAGCTTGAATTGGTGGATATCTGGCATTTCGGTTTGAGCCTTGAATTGCAAAAAGGCTCTCCGCAGGAAGTGGCTGAGATCATGCTTAAGGAGTTTGCCGGTTCCGAGCATACGGCGGGTGATTTCCGTGAAAACCTCGAGTCTTTCACCTTGAACACCCTGGCCACCAAACAGTTTGATGTTGCTGGCTTTGCTCAACTATTGGCCGATGCAGAAATGTCTTTTGCTGAGTTGTACCAGCGATATGTTGGTAAAAATGTACTCAACCGATTCCGTCAGGATAACGGCTACAAAGATGGCAGCTATGTAAAAAACTGGGCGGGCCGTGAAGACAATGAACACCTAGCGGAAATTGCCGGACTTTTGGACTCATCTGCTGCTGATTACAGTGACCAGGTTTACAAGGCACTGCAGACGCGTTACCGGGAATTGGCGCTGACATAA
- a CDS encoding DUF2244 domain-containing protein, with protein sequence MVTEVGRNTARCACILLQPNQSLSLSGNLWVFFSLVGVSLGISLAFAMAGAWMILPFAGLEMILLGILFTYVYLEGTRREVIRINEELVILDCCKGFRQQTVYHREFARDKLAVLVRMGSSATEMASVNFSGPEGCLEVGEFLTEAEKAELVQKLGRFGICARKEKEFRLQQF encoded by the coding sequence ATGGTCACTGAAGTTGGCCGCAACACCGCCCGTTGCGCCTGTATCCTGCTGCAGCCTAACCAGTCCCTGTCCCTCTCCGGTAATCTGTGGGTGTTTTTCTCCTTGGTTGGGGTATCCCTTGGAATCAGCCTCGCTTTTGCGATGGCGGGAGCCTGGATGATTCTTCCCTTTGCCGGGCTTGAAATGATCCTGCTAGGCATCCTGTTTACCTACGTGTACCTCGAAGGGACCCGCAGAGAAGTAATACGCATCAATGAGGAGTTGGTAATTCTGGATTGCTGTAAGGGTTTCAGGCAGCAAACGGTGTATCACCGGGAGTTCGCCCGCGATAAGTTGGCAGTACTCGTAAGGATGGGGAGTAGTGCTACCGAAATGGCTTCGGTAAACTTTAGTGGTCCTGAGGGGTGCCTTGAAGTCGGGGAGTTCCTCACCGAGGCTGAAAAGGCGGAGCTGGTGCAGAAGTTAGGTCGTTTTGGCATTTGTGCCAGGAAAGAGAAAGAGTTTCGTCTGCAGCAGTTCTGA
- a CDS encoding PilZ domain-containing protein, whose amino-acid sequence MKAMGGGARNGILSLKIQDKSVLYAAYMPFVKNGGLFVSTDKSYSLGDEVFLLLSLMDEPEKIPVAGKVIWITPNGAQGNRTPGIGVQFGDKDNIAQNKIETHLAGTLESSRPTHTL is encoded by the coding sequence ATGAAAGCCATGGGAGGCGGTGCCCGCAACGGCATCCTGTCACTGAAAATCCAGGATAAATCTGTTCTTTACGCGGCCTATATGCCTTTTGTAAAAAATGGAGGCCTGTTTGTGAGCACCGATAAATCGTACAGCCTTGGCGATGAGGTTTTTCTACTCTTGAGCTTAATGGATGAGCCGGAAAAGATTCCGGTTGCCGGTAAAGTGATCTGGATTACCCCCAATGGTGCTCAAGGCAACCGCACTCCCGGAATCGGAGTTCAGTTTGGCGATAAGGACAATATCGCGCAAAACAAGATTGAAACTCACTTGGCGGGAACCTTAGAATCCAGCCGCCCAACCCATACGTTGTAA
- the yajC gene encoding preprotein translocase subunit YajC, producing the protein MSFFIPSAMAQEAAPAAQGNPMITLLMFAGLFAFMWFFIIRPQRKRQKEHQELVGALKKGDEVVMSSGMLGRVDKVDEDYIVLEVADSMSLKFQKVAVHAVLPKGTIKKI; encoded by the coding sequence ATGAGCTTTTTTATCCCCTCCGCCATGGCACAGGAAGCGGCGCCGGCAGCACAGGGTAATCCGATGATAACCCTGCTGATGTTTGCGGGTTTGTTTGCATTCATGTGGTTTTTTATTATTCGCCCACAGCGCAAGCGCCAGAAAGAGCACCAAGAGCTGGTTGGCGCTCTGAAAAAGGGTGACGAAGTTGTAATGAGCAGCGGGATGCTGGGCCGCGTCGACAAGGTCGATGAGGACTACATCGTGTTGGAAGTTGCAGACAGCATGTCTTTGAAGTTCCAAAAAGTAGCTGTGCACGCAGTATTACCCAAAGGTACGATTAAAAAGATCTAA